One region of Synergistes jonesii genomic DNA includes:
- a CDS encoding GntR family transcriptional regulator — MPNIIKVPTLGELAYESIKAQILSCRILPGEKINIDQYSAELGVSTTPVREALSKLQKEGLVQYVPRMGWKISKISKQEFRKLQEVKSLLEITLAERALPFIKSSDIPQLTALNNQMKDLANSFAGGKPDLEKLLEANDLFHMYIFRFYNNDIMIEILQQTWNNLRYARLIWISSQEFFDKFYDEHNAIIDAIKNKDRDELRSAVEKHLHCGLGYMEECLEDK; from the coding sequence ATGCCTAATATCATAAAAGTGCCGACACTCGGGGAGCTGGCTTATGAAAGCATAAAAGCGCAGATACTGTCGTGCAGGATACTTCCGGGCGAAAAAATAAACATCGATCAGTACTCCGCGGAGCTTGGGGTCAGCACGACGCCGGTGCGTGAAGCGCTGTCGAAACTTCAGAAGGAGGGGCTCGTGCAGTACGTGCCGCGGATGGGATGGAAAATATCGAAGATATCGAAACAGGAATTCCGCAAGCTGCAGGAAGTAAAATCGCTGTTGGAAATAACGCTCGCCGAGCGAGCGCTGCCGTTCATAAAGAGCAGCGACATTCCGCAGCTGACCGCCCTCAACAATCAAATGAAGGATTTGGCGAACTCCTTCGCCGGAGGCAAGCCTGACCTTGAGAAACTGCTTGAAGCCAACGACCTCTTCCATATGTACATCTTCAGATTCTACAATAACGACATCATGATAGAGATACTTCAGCAGACGTGGAACAACCTCAGATACGCGAGGCTCATCTGGATATCGTCGCAGGAATTCTTCGATAAGTTCTACGACGAACACAACGCCATCATCGACGCGATAAAGAACAAGGACCGCGACGAGCTTCGCAGCGCTGTGGAAAAACATCTGCACTGCGGGCTCGGCTACATGGAAGAGTGCCTGGAAGATAAATAA
- a CDS encoding CtsR family transcriptional regulator, with amino-acid sequence MSASSLTSKIEEYIEQLLEENGSGAISLRRKDLAELFECVPSQINYVLRSKFAPENGFLVESQRGGHGYIRVVQLTFKNCDEEVTHIQDLIGSRTSEQESKRLLMNLQNRKLLSARERLLIEVALRSQDENGRALFDVSIHKREIMRAALLKKLLTSLALS; translated from the coding sequence GTGTCGGCATCGAGCCTTACGAGCAAGATAGAAGAGTATATCGAACAGCTTCTCGAAGAAAATGGGAGCGGTGCTATCTCTTTGAGGAGGAAAGATCTGGCCGAGCTCTTTGAATGTGTTCCGAGCCAGATAAACTACGTTCTGCGCAGCAAATTTGCGCCGGAAAACGGCTTCCTTGTGGAAAGCCAGCGCGGCGGCCACGGCTATATCCGTGTCGTGCAGCTGACGTTCAAAAACTGCGACGAGGAGGTCACTCACATCCAGGACCTTATCGGCAGCCGCACTTCGGAGCAGGAGTCGAAGCGGCTTCTGATGAACTTGCAGAACAGGAAGCTTTTATCTGCCCGCGAGCGGCTGTTGATAGAAGTCGCGCTCCGCAGTCAGGATGAAAACGGCAGGGCTCTTTTCGACGTTTCGATTCACAAGCGCGAAATAATGAGAGCGGCCCTGCTGAAAAAATTACTTACGAGCCTTGCGCTCAGTTAG
- a CDS encoding UvrB/UvrC motif-containing protein: MRLSFSLEGLMGIEEAFKELVLPALRGVQPQAKQPRLCPHCGAELPSSMFESTPMAKPARVQKKMTLEEEIADLTRKMQKVVKNENYELAAKLRDRISELKNPALEKDAAENGTAQEGESPNDNEA, encoded by the coding sequence ATGAGGCTTTCATTTTCTCTCGAAGGCCTTATGGGTATAGAAGAAGCGTTCAAAGAATTGGTTTTGCCCGCTCTACGCGGCGTTCAGCCGCAGGCAAAACAGCCGCGTCTATGCCCGCATTGCGGAGCGGAACTGCCCAGCTCAATGTTTGAAAGCACGCCGATGGCCAAGCCGGCGCGAGTACAGAAGAAGATGACGCTTGAGGAGGAGATCGCCGATCTGACGCGCAAGATGCAGAAGGTTGTAAAAAACGAAAATTACGAACTTGCCGCAAAGCTGCGCGACAGAATATCCGAGCTGAAAAACCCGGCTTTGGAAAAAGATGCGGCGGAAAATGGAACGGCGCAGGAAGGAGAAAGCCCGAACGACAATGAGGCCTGA
- a CDS encoding ATP-dependent Clp protease ATP-binding subunit → MRPDFTERGKRAFQIAQDEALRMGHEVVGTEHILLGLLLDGDTYILRLLAEYGLTADALVKEVEKYAGAGTPREEKVDLPMSDRAKLVMSLAVREAARMRVAYVGTIHIFLALLAEEEGMAARLLSAHGLNLEDCRKFFAAETEGDTQEREEPQDEPRFEWQPPRQPSVVQKTPMLDQLAIDLTQMARKNELDPVIGRSKEIRRVVQILSRRTKNNPVLIGEPGVGKTAVAEGLAQKVVNGDIPEILRGKRVMQLNVANLVAGTKYRGEFEERMRRLVHEIRESKNVILFIDEIHTIVGAGGAEGAVDAANILKPSLARGEFQVVGATTISEYRKYIEKDAALERRFQPVQVDEPTEEETVQILAGLRDRYEAHHGVNITDAALEAAASLSKRYITDRFLPDKAIDLIDEASARARINTLELPDDIKALERNIEGIRKEKESAAARQEFEKAALLRDEERKTKERYEEMRREWTQAQSRIKPDISAENIASIVSETTGIPVTQLTEEESRRLLHMEEELRTRLVGQDEALCAVARAVRRSRSGMKDPKRPVGSFLFLGPTGVGKTELARSLAEFLFGSEDAMIRMDMSEYMERHEAAKLIGAPPGYVGYEEGGKLTEAVRRKPYSVVLFDEIEKAHPDVFNIMLQLLEDGRLTDGHGHVTDFRNCVVIMTSNVGVSDGMGGRALGFGSRDERSDADMRKMRETILEAAKKTFRPEFLNRIDEILVFSPLGRPELLKIVDIMLKDVIKRANGSNIEVVVDDSAKELILDKGYNPKYGARPLRRTIQKMIEDEISNRMLEGGISAEDKITIKRSGESFDFTVGAKK, encoded by the coding sequence ATGAGGCCTGATTTCACCGAAAGAGGCAAGCGCGCCTTTCAGATAGCTCAAGACGAAGCTCTGAGAATGGGGCATGAGGTCGTCGGCACGGAACATATCCTGCTGGGGCTTTTGCTCGACGGAGATACCTATATTCTGCGCCTTCTTGCAGAGTACGGCCTTACGGCAGACGCCCTTGTAAAGGAAGTAGAAAAATACGCCGGAGCCGGTACTCCGCGTGAAGAGAAGGTCGACCTTCCGATGAGCGACCGCGCTAAGCTCGTTATGTCTCTCGCGGTGCGTGAAGCGGCGCGCATGAGGGTCGCCTACGTTGGAACGATTCATATCTTCCTCGCCCTGCTCGCCGAGGAGGAGGGAATGGCTGCGCGCCTGCTTTCCGCTCACGGCCTGAACCTTGAGGACTGCCGCAAATTTTTTGCGGCCGAGACGGAGGGAGACACTCAGGAACGGGAAGAGCCGCAGGATGAGCCGCGTTTCGAATGGCAGCCTCCGCGTCAGCCGTCGGTCGTCCAAAAGACGCCGATGCTCGACCAGCTTGCTATAGACCTCACGCAGATGGCGAGAAAAAACGAGCTCGATCCGGTCATAGGGCGATCAAAGGAAATCCGCCGCGTCGTGCAGATATTGTCCCGCCGCACTAAGAACAACCCCGTGTTGATAGGCGAGCCGGGAGTCGGAAAGACGGCCGTAGCGGAGGGGCTCGCCCAGAAGGTGGTCAACGGCGACATACCGGAGATACTGAGGGGCAAGCGCGTGATGCAGTTGAACGTGGCGAACCTCGTCGCCGGCACTAAATACCGCGGCGAATTCGAAGAGCGCATGAGACGCCTCGTACATGAGATACGCGAGTCGAAAAACGTGATTCTCTTCATAGACGAAATACACACGATAGTCGGAGCAGGCGGGGCTGAAGGAGCTGTCGACGCGGCGAACATCTTGAAGCCGAGCCTCGCGCGCGGAGAATTCCAAGTGGTCGGTGCGACGACGATCAGCGAGTATCGCAAATACATCGAAAAGGACGCGGCGCTGGAAAGGCGTTTCCAGCCCGTGCAGGTCGACGAGCCCACCGAAGAGGAAACTGTGCAGATTCTAGCGGGGTTGCGCGACAGATACGAGGCGCACCACGGCGTGAACATAACGGATGCGGCGCTCGAAGCCGCAGCGTCGCTGTCGAAGCGCTATATAACCGACCGTTTTCTGCCCGACAAGGCTATAGACCTTATCGACGAAGCGTCGGCCCGCGCGAGGATAAACACGCTCGAGCTGCCGGACGATATAAAGGCGCTCGAACGCAATATCGAGGGGATACGCAAGGAAAAAGAATCCGCCGCGGCGCGTCAGGAGTTTGAAAAGGCGGCGCTGCTGCGCGACGAAGAGCGCAAAACAAAAGAGCGCTACGAGGAGATGCGCAGGGAGTGGACTCAGGCGCAGAGCCGGATAAAGCCGGACATCAGCGCGGAGAACATCGCCTCGATAGTCTCGGAAACGACCGGCATACCGGTGACTCAGCTCACGGAGGAGGAGAGCCGCAGACTTCTGCACATGGAGGAGGAGCTGCGCACGCGCCTCGTCGGACAGGACGAAGCGCTCTGCGCCGTGGCGCGTGCGGTGCGCCGTTCAAGGAGCGGCATGAAAGACCCTAAGCGCCCCGTCGGGAGTTTCCTCTTCCTCGGGCCGACCGGCGTAGGCAAAACGGAACTCGCACGTTCACTCGCGGAATTCCTTTTCGGCAGCGAGGACGCGATGATTCGCATGGACATGAGCGAATACATGGAGCGCCACGAGGCGGCGAAACTGATAGGCGCGCCGCCGGGCTATGTCGGCTACGAGGAAGGCGGCAAGCTGACAGAAGCGGTGCGCAGGAAGCCTTACTCGGTCGTTCTTTTCGACGAGATAGAAAAGGCCCACCCGGACGTATTCAACATAATGCTCCAGCTGCTCGAGGATGGGCGCCTTACCGACGGGCACGGGCACGTCACCGACTTCAGGAACTGCGTCGTGATAATGACGAGCAACGTCGGCGTTTCCGACGGCATGGGAGGCCGTGCTCTCGGCTTCGGAAGCAGGGACGAAAGAAGCGACGCGGACATGCGCAAGATGCGCGAGACGATACTGGAAGCCGCGAAGAAGACCTTCCGTCCGGAATTCCTGAACCGCATCGATGAGATACTCGTATTCTCCCCCCTCGGCAGGCCCGAGCTGCTGAAGATCGTCGACATAATGCTCAAAGACGTCATAAAAAGGGCGAACGGCAGCAATATAGAAGTCGTAGTAGACGATTCTGCGAAAGAGCTTATCCTCGACAAGGGCTACAATCCGAAATATGGAGCGCGCCCGCTTCGCCGCACGATACAGAAGATGATCGAGGACGAAATATCCAACAGGATGCTCGAAGGCGGAATTTCCGCGGAAGACAAGATAACTATAAAGCGCAGCGGTGAAAGTTTCGATTTCACGGTCGGCGCGAAAAAATAA
- a CDS encoding DUF5320 domain-containing protein: protein MSRMDGTGPMGLGARTGLGRGACAGNPSLRKGMQFGHGFGRRMGLCRMLPGSTKDCLLARKSLLQEALNAVEQELAKM, encoded by the coding sequence ATGTCTAGAATGGATGGAACAGGTCCGATGGGACTGGGAGCAAGAACCGGTTTAGGCCGTGGGGCTTGTGCAGGCAATCCCAGCTTGAGGAAAGGAATGCAGTTCGGACACGGCTTTGGCCGCCGTATGGGGTTATGCCGAATGCTACCAGGAAGCACGAAAGATTGTCTGCTGGCTCGAAAAAGCTTGCTTCAGGAAGCTTTGAATGCCGTCGAACAGGAATTAGCAAAGATGTAA
- a CDS encoding DUF134 domain-containing protein, translated as MPRPKKRRKVCCLPVRTEFAPVGEPFHSGDAVMMTVDEYEAIRLIDHEGFNQEECAGYMNIARTTAQQIYNDARKKLSISLVEGKPLVISGGEYRLCEGNEPYCGCSGCHRHRRGRMETTEGGNQ; from the coding sequence ATGCCAAGACCGAAAAAGCGGCGAAAAGTTTGTTGTTTGCCGGTTCGTACTGAATTCGCACCGGTAGGCGAGCCTTTTCATTCGGGTGATGCAGTTATGATGACGGTGGACGAATATGAGGCGATTCGCCTTATTGACCACGAAGGATTCAACCAGGAGGAGTGTGCGGGTTATATGAACATCGCCCGCACAACCGCACAACAGATCTACAACGATGCCCGAAAAAAGCTGTCCATTTCACTGGTAGAAGGCAAGCCGCTCGTGATCAGCGGAGGTGAATACCGGCTTTGTGAGGGCAACGAGCCATATTGCGGCTGCAGCGGGTGTCATCGTCACCGCCGTGGTCGGATGGAAACAACGGAAGGAGGAAACCAATGA
- a CDS encoding NifB/NifX family molybdenum-iron cluster-binding protein: protein MKIVIPVDEKKPESSVCVSFGRAPYFMLHDTEGKTTEYIANTAAEAQGGAGLKAAQLIVDCGANVLLALRCGQNAADVLNAAQIKIHKAEGLRTAENLAAFQEGKLTLMTQFQAGFHGRQ from the coding sequence ATGAAAATAGTGATTCCCGTAGATGAGAAAAAACCGGAAAGCAGCGTCTGTGTCTCCTTTGGCAGGGCACCTTACTTTATGCTGCACGATACCGAGGGAAAAACAACGGAATATATCGCCAATACTGCTGCCGAAGCACAGGGAGGTGCTGGGCTTAAAGCTGCGCAGCTTATCGTGGACTGCGGCGCCAACGTTCTGCTCGCTCTCCGCTGCGGTCAAAATGCAGCAGATGTGCTGAATGCCGCCCAGATAAAGATCCATAAGGCCGAAGGGCTTAGAACTGCCGAAAACCTTGCCGCCTTTCAAGAGGGAAAGCTTACACTTATGACCCAGTTTCAAGCAGGCTTTCACGGCCGCCAGTGA
- a CDS encoding nucleotide-binding protein, giving the protein MKLAVLSGKGGTGKTFVSVNLAAAAGSATYIDCDVEEPNGRLFLKPERLTSKTVTTKQPAFDAEKCTGCRKCVGFCRFNALVYVKAKPMLFSEVCHSCGGCRLLCPSGAISETEKPVGVVECGESGGVRVVTGCMDLGEASGIPIIKAALAEASNADELTVIDCPPGSACSVMESVQSADYCLLVAESTAFGLHNFKMVYELVRLLHKPCGVVINKADGEYIALDIFCREHGIPVLCCIPYSEKLAWLGASGQIAALADSKYAKLFHSLLDDIRKEACV; this is encoded by the coding sequence GTGAAGCTGGCGGTTTTAAGCGGCAAAGGCGGGACCGGAAAGACCTTTGTGTCGGTGAATCTGGCGGCAGCAGCAGGCAGCGCCACCTATATCGACTGCGACGTTGAGGAGCCTAACGGAAGGCTTTTTTTGAAGCCTGAAAGACTGACAAGCAAAACTGTCACCACTAAGCAACCCGCCTTTGACGCCGAGAAATGCACGGGCTGCCGCAAGTGCGTGGGCTTCTGCCGCTTTAACGCTCTGGTCTACGTAAAGGCCAAACCCATGCTTTTTTCAGAGGTATGCCACTCCTGCGGAGGGTGCAGGCTGCTTTGCCCATCCGGCGCGATATCGGAGACAGAAAAGCCGGTGGGAGTCGTGGAGTGTGGAGAGAGCGGTGGCGTCCGCGTCGTCACCGGCTGTATGGATTTGGGCGAAGCGTCCGGCATTCCCATCATCAAAGCTGCGCTTGCCGAGGCATCCAATGCGGATGAACTGACCGTTATTGACTGTCCTCCAGGAAGTGCCTGCTCCGTGATGGAAAGCGTTCAATCCGCAGATTATTGCCTGCTGGTGGCAGAGTCTACCGCCTTCGGCCTACATAATTTTAAGATGGTCTATGAACTGGTGAGATTACTTCATAAGCCCTGCGGCGTGGTCATCAACAAGGCAGACGGGGAATATATTGCGCTCGATATTTTTTGCCGGGAACACGGTATTCCCGTGCTGTGCTGCATCCCGTACAGTGAAAAGCTGGCTTGGCTGGGTGCGAGCGGCCAGATCGCAGCTCTTGCTGACAGCAAATACGCGAAACTGTTTCACAGCCTTCTCGACGATATCCGAAAGGAGGCGTGCGTATGA
- a CDS encoding ATP-binding protein, translating into MKKLLILSGKGGTGKTTVAAAFIDFLNAEAFADCDVDAPNLHLVAGMNTLPERWDYFGSQKAFIDPPKCVGCGACLDNCRFDAIVLRDGICEVDEYACEGCGVCEYVCPQSAVTMSDDVAGEQMLYKDSRVFSTAKLKMGRGNSGKLVTGVKKALISAAPDSELAVIDGSPGVGCPVIASVSGVNLVLIVAEPSLSGIHDMERILKTAVILMAKVAVCVNKYDVCMEKMEDIERYCREKSVPFVGRIPFDKQASATINAGHSLASVDCPARDALRDVFKNTIALLREDSYVEY; encoded by the coding sequence ATGAAAAAACTGCTGATCCTCAGCGGCAAAGGCGGTACGGGCAAGACCACTGTGGCTGCCGCTTTTATCGATTTCCTGAACGCGGAAGCCTTTGCCGACTGTGATGTGGATGCGCCGAACCTGCATTTGGTTGCAGGGATGAACACTCTGCCGGAACGCTGGGATTATTTCGGTTCTCAAAAGGCTTTCATTGATCCCCCAAAATGCGTCGGCTGCGGGGCCTGTCTCGACAATTGCCGTTTTGACGCCATCGTGCTGCGAGACGGGATATGCGAGGTCGACGAATACGCCTGCGAAGGTTGCGGCGTATGTGAATATGTCTGCCCTCAAAGCGCCGTGACCATGAGCGATGACGTCGCCGGGGAACAGATGCTGTATAAAGACAGCCGCGTGTTTTCCACAGCGAAGCTCAAAATGGGCCGCGGAAACTCCGGCAAGCTGGTCACAGGAGTTAAAAAGGCCCTTATAAGTGCAGCACCGGATTCGGAGCTTGCCGTGATTGATGGATCCCCCGGTGTTGGCTGTCCGGTCATCGCTTCTGTCAGCGGAGTGAATCTGGTGCTCATTGTGGCCGAACCATCGCTCTCCGGTATCCATGACATGGAGCGTATTCTGAAAACTGCAGTCATACTCATGGCGAAAGTCGCGGTCTGCGTTAACAAATACGATGTCTGTATGGAAAAGATGGAGGACATCGAAAGATATTGCCGAGAAAAGAGCGTGCCCTTTGTAGGGCGGATCCCATTTGATAAGCAGGCATCTGCCACTATCAACGCAGGACACAGCCTTGCATCAGTTGACTGTCCGGCAAGGGATGCGCTCAGAGATGTTTTCAAGAACACTATCGCGCTGTTGAGAGAGGATAGCTATGTTGAATATTAA
- a CDS encoding NifB/NifX family molybdenum-iron cluster-binding protein, which translates to MPNPEHKPGFLPNFLGDMGVEVIIAGGMDDGAVEIFNERNIEVIVGAQGDAKVAVESYLRGDLKSTDPSVTSMSTRMSAEKNKRYRVFEAAL; encoded by the coding sequence ATCCCCAACCCCGAACACAAGCCCGGATTTCTACCGAATTTCCTCGGCGACATGGGCGTGGAGGTCATCATCGCTGGCGGCATGGACGACGGAGCTGTGGAGATATTCAATGAGCGGAATATCGAGGTCATCGTCGGCGCGCAGGGCGACGCAAAGGTCGCCGTGGAAAGCTATTTGCGAGGCGATCTCAAGTCCACGGATCCATCTGTCACGAGCATGAGCACGCGGATGAGTGCGGAGAAAAATAAGCGATATAGGGTATTTGAAGCCGCACTGTAA
- a CDS encoding BMC domain-containing protein, translated as MKTKIITSTQKNTIELVNRRICDKSVSEALGRREYTALGLCEGSVADIIVSCDIAEKAADVIAIEIQGNCPQHMVCLGIFGSVAAVKTAVSAVDKHFNGNDHA; from the coding sequence TTGAAAACCAAAATAATTACCAGCACACAGAAAAATACTATTGAACTTGTTAATCGCAGGATATGTGACAAGAGCGTTTCTGAAGCGCTTGGCAGGCGGGAATACACTGCATTAGGTCTATGTGAAGGATCGGTGGCAGACATCATTGTATCTTGTGACATAGCTGAAAAGGCAGCCGACGTGATCGCAATTGAAATACAAGGCAATTGCCCGCAGCACATGGTATGCCTTGGTATATTCGGCAGTGTAGCCGCAGTCAAAACCGCTGTAAGCGCGGTGGATAAGCATTTTAACGGGAACGATCATGCCTAA
- a CDS encoding rubredoxin, with protein sequence MKKYICSVCGFIYDEAKGIPEVSIAPGTKWKDLPDDWLCPLCGAADGEFREQRSQASMKKTLHVMETPTDMEGADAAGDEHSLLQFGTGLCKTVQI encoded by the coding sequence ATGAAAAAATATATCTGCTCCGTCTGCGGCTTCATCTATGACGAGGCAAAGGGCATCCCCGAAGTGAGTATTGCGCCGGGAACCAAGTGGAAAGACCTGCCCGACGACTGGTTATGCCCCCTCTGCGGTGCGGCTGATGGCGAATTCAGAGAGCAGAGATCACAAGCGTCCATGAAGAAAACTCTGCACGTTATGGAAACTCCCACGGATATGGAAGGAGCTGACGCTGCTGGAGATGAGCATTCTCTGCTCCAATTTGGCACGGGGTTGTGCAAAACAGTACAAATCTGA
- a CDS encoding rubredoxin-like domain-containing protein, protein MLTRYEKEGEAILGNTGVYVCTICGFMFVGDSPPQICPVCKVPSWKFAAYVFMFALPGRRTPKTELSTRTNASAVVSVPMPMPMPMPMRVPAVPSPWYQRSCRPNSLKPISSRRR, encoded by the coding sequence ATGCTGACCCGCTACGAAAAAGAGGGCGAAGCTATACTGGGGAATACCGGTGTATATGTCTGCACCATTTGCGGCTTTATGTTTGTGGGCGACAGCCCTCCACAAATCTGCCCTGTGTGTAAGGTTCCGAGCTGGAAGTTTGCTGCCTATGTCTTTATGTTTGCCCTACCGGGGCGGCGGACACCGAAAACAGAATTATCGACGAGGACAAATGCATCGGCTGTAGTGTCTGTGCCAATGCCAATGCCAATGCCAATGCCAATGCGTGTCCCAGCGGTGCCATCTCCATGGTACCAAAGGAGTTGCCGTCCCAACAGCCTAAAGCCGATCTCGTCAAGGCGGCGCTGA
- a CDS encoding peptidylprolyl isomerase gives MSLGKKFASGALVFFSAAAIAASAFAADKDETVVTVGSQSLKQSEVLSLLQNTAGDNAMMVGLMLQQSTLPERVDMAKQMADAMLFAEGAKRSGISSRGDVALKIKWQEVQILLEAYLQELSKKWDMGEKAQKAYYNENKSEFVQRPAAHLRHIMTSAEKDAADVILDIYKNKDFAKAAEKYSRDPNTAARGGDLGWMEKGVMPEEIDKAIEGAREKTLVGPVKTELGWHVVEVLERRGEKQLSFEEAQQEVIQRMQLSYVNKELEKLREKINVKINERALENLAGIPAAPLEKTPGAAEEKPAEKKD, from the coding sequence ATGTCATTAGGGAAAAAATTTGCGTCCGGCGCCCTCGTCTTCTTTTCCGCCGCGGCGATAGCGGCGTCGGCCTTCGCGGCCGACAAGGATGAAACGGTTGTAACTGTCGGCTCGCAGTCTTTGAAACAGAGCGAGGTCCTGAGCCTGCTGCAGAACACAGCGGGAGACAACGCGATGATGGTCGGCCTCATGCTTCAACAGTCGACGCTGCCGGAGCGCGTCGATATGGCCAAACAGATGGCCGACGCGATGCTCTTCGCCGAAGGCGCGAAGCGGAGCGGGATTTCGTCGCGCGGCGACGTCGCCCTCAAGATAAAATGGCAGGAAGTACAGATTCTCCTCGAAGCCTACCTTCAAGAGTTAAGCAAGAAGTGGGATATGGGCGAGAAGGCTCAGAAGGCTTATTATAATGAGAACAAGAGCGAATTCGTGCAGCGTCCGGCGGCTCATCTCCGCCACATAATGACCTCGGCGGAGAAGGATGCCGCCGACGTCATCCTCGACATCTACAAAAACAAGGACTTCGCAAAGGCCGCCGAGAAATACAGCCGCGACCCCAACACGGCGGCGCGCGGCGGAGACCTCGGATGGATGGAGAAGGGAGTCATGCCCGAAGAGATAGACAAGGCGATCGAGGGAGCGCGTGAAAAAACTCTCGTCGGCCCCGTTAAGACGGAGCTCGGATGGCATGTCGTCGAAGTCCTCGAACGCCGCGGCGAGAAGCAGCTCTCATTCGAAGAGGCCCAACAGGAAGTGATCCAGCGCATGCAACTGAGCTACGTCAACAAGGAACTCGAGAAGCTCAGGGAAAAGATCAATGTCAAAATAAACGAGAGGGCGCTTGAAAATCTCGCCGGCATTCCGGCCGCGCCGCTCGAAAAGACTCCCGGAGCCGCGGAGGAAAAACCCGCCGAGAAAAAAGACTGA